The DNA segment GCTCAGGACGGGAGGGTCAGCCTGTCCAGCAGCAGGCCGAAGAAGGCTCCGTCACCGCGAAAGCACCAGCCCAGGTGGGTGTGGCATGCGGAACAGTGCGCCACCTGCCACAGGAAGCCGGGGAACCACGTCTCCTCGGCGGTGGGAGGCCCGTCCGCGGTGCAGCCCTCCGCCAGGGCGAAGCAGCCGAAGTGGAAGACGATGCCGAACGGGTTCACCCGCGTGTGCGCATGCCGGCCGCTGACGGCGATGCGATGGCGCTCGCGCGTCACCGGGTGACCGCACCGCGCGCAGCACAGCGGCGTCTCCGGCTCCCGCGTCTCCAGGGACTGCTCCGCTTCCGCCTC comes from the Pyxidicoccus xibeiensis genome and includes:
- a CDS encoding cereblon family protein, translating into MQAASHGAEWHPGGEYRLKGSASGAPQTPEAEAEQSLETREPETPLCCARCGHPVTRERHRIAVSGRHAHTRVNPFGIVFHFGCFALAEGCTADGPPTAEETWFPGFLWQVAHCSACHTHLGWCFRGDGAFFGLLLDRLTLPS